A genome region from Acidisarcina sp. includes the following:
- a CDS encoding alkaline phosphatase family protein — protein sequence MPIRHRISPLGVAAALLAVSAIGANRPSLAQTAEPSTSVKDHPLGEQTMRLPRHFADGADLPNGWRITPAGKVIATVGDLITNLTVSPDGKIVVSLNSGFLPHGLDVFDAITHKQLQHIKLTSAWLGMAWSSDGHTLFVSGGNASGSKSKSDPVAPIYLFSYANGLLSNEPTGRLVETIDPKEVSWSGVAYLPGKHWLYAANRGTGENPSNVVVFDAETHKIVTRIPVEVSPYQVLLSADGRRLFVSNWSSESISIIDTNNNKVLRTLHVGMNPNDLKLSADGRLFIACSNDNTVWVIDTHTLQVTERLSTTMTPLAPEGSTPNALAIDNTHHLLYIANADNNSIAVASIDNRTHSTIVGFIPTGWYPSALALADHNGTLYIGNTKGEEGHPDPLGPHSPLTERDIPFSEAAPGSSISPFASGIFSQGRGSVHTVQTGSIEMLSVVGLKEKLQGWTRQVAKNTPYKDSLLAETKKPLEPSILPQSVGEPSPIKHIIYIIKENRSYDQVFGDIPGSNGDPRLAIFGEKVTPNQHALAKEYVVLDNLYCDGEVSQDGHFWSTAAYATDFNEKQWPARYAGITKGEYLTHAEIPSGGFIWDLARRKGLTYHIYEEMTTSAKNGSVWEATPAPGMDGLYGHYTKEFAGDIAVRDGEKVKIFLREFDEWANNYDSSDAGKRLPNLIVMRMLEDHTVGTRPGWNTPTAMVADNDYAIGQLVDTVTHSRYWPNTAIFIIEDDAQDGADHIDARRTVGLVLSPYVKRGIVDSTLYTTSSMLRSMELLLGLPPMSQYDAAAMPLFASFGTMPVMKPFNRIAPLVDTNEKNTKDSAGAKQSSRMDFSGVDRAPMHALNEIIWKSVKGKDSVMPPPVHRFRPIVDVSGSGKDDDRY from the coding sequence ATGCCGATACGTCACAGAATTTCCCCGCTCGGTGTAGCTGCCGCGCTCCTTGCGGTGTCGGCCATTGGCGCGAACCGTCCGAGCCTGGCGCAAACAGCCGAACCCTCTACTTCTGTGAAGGATCATCCGCTCGGCGAACAGACAATGCGGCTCCCGCGGCACTTCGCGGACGGTGCCGACCTTCCCAACGGTTGGCGCATCACGCCGGCCGGTAAGGTCATTGCCACAGTCGGAGACCTCATTACGAATCTCACCGTCTCGCCCGACGGAAAGATCGTCGTCTCTCTTAACTCCGGCTTTTTACCGCATGGACTCGATGTCTTCGACGCCATAACGCATAAGCAACTGCAACACATCAAGCTGACCTCAGCATGGTTGGGAATGGCATGGTCTTCGGATGGTCATACGCTCTTTGTCTCTGGCGGGAATGCCTCCGGCAGCAAGAGCAAGAGCGATCCGGTTGCGCCTATCTATTTGTTCTCTTATGCGAATGGATTGCTGAGCAATGAGCCGACGGGAAGATTGGTTGAGACAATCGATCCGAAGGAGGTCTCCTGGTCCGGCGTTGCGTATCTCCCGGGGAAACATTGGCTCTATGCAGCCAACAGGGGAACCGGCGAAAATCCGAGCAATGTTGTGGTTTTTGATGCGGAGACACACAAGATTGTTACTCGCATTCCGGTGGAGGTATCGCCTTACCAGGTGCTTCTGAGCGCCGATGGGAGACGGCTCTTTGTCTCGAACTGGTCGAGCGAATCGATCAGTATTATCGATACGAACAACAACAAGGTTCTGCGTACACTGCATGTCGGGATGAACCCAAATGATTTGAAACTCTCCGCGGATGGAAGGCTTTTTATTGCCTGCTCCAACGACAACACGGTGTGGGTGATCGACACGCATACGCTACAGGTGACGGAGCGCCTTTCGACGACAATGACCCCGCTCGCTCCGGAAGGCTCGACGCCGAACGCACTTGCAATCGACAATACACATCATCTGCTGTACATCGCGAACGCCGATAACAATTCGATTGCTGTGGCGAGCATCGATAACCGAACACACAGCACTATCGTCGGTTTTATTCCTACAGGATGGTATCCTTCGGCGCTTGCGCTAGCAGATCATAACGGCACGCTGTACATCGGCAATACCAAGGGAGAAGAGGGGCATCCAGATCCATTGGGGCCGCATAGTCCCCTCACAGAGAGAGATATTCCCTTCTCAGAGGCTGCCCCTGGTTCATCCATTTCTCCTTTTGCGTCGGGAATTTTTTCGCAAGGCAGAGGAAGTGTGCACACGGTCCAGACAGGCAGCATCGAGATGCTTTCGGTCGTCGGATTAAAGGAGAAGCTTCAGGGCTGGACGCGGCAGGTGGCGAAGAACACTCCGTATAAGGACTCGTTGCTTGCGGAGACAAAGAAGCCGCTGGAGCCGAGCATTCTTCCACAGAGCGTAGGGGAGCCGAGTCCCATTAAGCACATCATTTACATCATCAAGGAGAACCGTAGCTACGACCAGGTCTTCGGCGATATACCGGGTAGCAACGGTGATCCGCGGCTGGCGATCTTTGGAGAAAAGGTCACGCCGAACCAGCATGCGCTGGCGAAGGAGTATGTCGTTCTCGACAATCTTTACTGCGATGGCGAAGTGAGTCAGGATGGGCATTTCTGGTCAACCGCGGCCTATGCCACGGACTTTAATGAGAAGCAGTGGCCGGCTCGCTATGCTGGGATCACTAAAGGTGAATACCTTACCCACGCGGAGATTCCTTCCGGAGGCTTCATATGGGATCTGGCGCGGCGCAAGGGACTGACATACCACATCTATGAAGAGATGACGACCTCTGCCAAGAATGGATCGGTATGGGAAGCGACTCCCGCGCCAGGGATGGATGGTCTCTATGGCCATTACACGAAGGAGTTCGCGGGCGACATCGCCGTGCGGGATGGGGAGAAGGTGAAGATTTTTCTTCGCGAGTTTGACGAGTGGGCGAATAACTACGATAGCTCAGACGCTGGAAAGCGCTTGCCAAACCTGATTGTGATGCGGATGCTGGAAGACCATACAGTTGGGACACGACCTGGCTGGAATACCCCGACGGCGATGGTGGCGGATAACGACTATGCCATCGGGCAGCTCGTCGATACTGTGACGCACAGCCGCTACTGGCCGAATACAGCGATCTTCATCATTGAAGACGACGCGCAGGATGGAGCGGACCATATAGATGCGCGCCGTACGGTAGGGCTTGTTCTCAGCCCATATGTGAAGCGCGGCATCGTGGATAGCACGCTGTACACAACGTCCTCGATGCTGCGATCGATGGAGCTGTTGCTTGGGCTGCCACCGATGAGCCAGTACGATGCGGCGGCTATGCCGCTGTTCGCTTCGTTCGGAACGATGCCGGTGATGAAGCCCTTCAATCGAATCGCTCCGCTCGTCGACACCAATGAGAAGAACACGAAAGACTCTGCAGGTGCCAAACAAAGCAGCAGGATGGATTTCTCCGGAGTGGACCGCGCTCCGATGCATGCTCTGAATGAAATTATCTGGAAGAGCGTCAAGGGCAAGGACTCGGTGATGCCTCCGCCGGTGCATCGCTTCCGCCCGATCGTCGATGTGAGCGGCTCGGGCAAGGACGATGACAGGTACTGA
- a CDS encoding GNAT family N-acetyltransferase: MKNLENETLLDNPIWNSLVTGHAPIAVGADVGRGLARRYPADIGPLSAFREPTPEAYADLAAVVPAGDVAVLFLEDPAEIPAGWQSLAGGVLVQMVCPAVPDRRPLADRIVSLGPADFPEMVALTAATEPGPFRDHTATLGGFLGIRVDGRLAAMAGQRLSPTGFAEVSAVCTHPDFRSRGYAEALVATVARNIHAEGRIPFLTSYEANAGAIRVYQQVGFVLRRTFHLAVLKPPAAG; encoded by the coding sequence ATGAAGAATCTCGAAAACGAGACGCTGCTGGACAATCCAATCTGGAATTCCCTTGTCACAGGTCACGCTCCCATCGCCGTGGGCGCGGATGTGGGGCGCGGCCTTGCGCGCCGCTATCCCGCGGATATTGGCCCCCTCTCCGCATTTCGAGAGCCAACGCCAGAAGCCTATGCGGATCTCGCCGCTGTTGTGCCAGCAGGCGATGTCGCAGTTCTCTTTCTTGAGGATCCCGCCGAGATTCCCGCAGGCTGGCAGTCGCTTGCCGGAGGAGTGCTCGTTCAGATGGTCTGCCCTGCGGTTCCAGATCGGCGGCCTCTTGCCGACAGGATCGTCTCGCTGGGGCCGGCGGATTTTCCCGAGATGGTAGCACTCACTGCCGCCACAGAGCCGGGTCCATTCCGCGACCACACGGCCACGCTTGGAGGCTTCCTCGGAATCCGCGTCGATGGCCGCCTGGCTGCAATGGCCGGCCAGCGATTGTCACCCACTGGATTTGCGGAAGTGAGCGCCGTTTGCACACATCCTGACTTCCGCAGCCGCGGCTATGCTGAGGCGCTGGTCGCCACCGTTGCCCGCAACATCCATGCCGAGGGGCGCATACCGTTCCTGACCTCATACGAGGCCAATGCGGGAGCGATCCGCGTCTATCAACAGGTAGGCTTCGTCCTTCGCCGCACGTTCCACCTGGCCGTTCTCAAGCCACCCGCAGCCGGATGA